In Methylobacterium aquaticum, the following are encoded in one genomic region:
- a CDS encoding class I SAM-dependent RNA methyltransferase produces MSDAMEITRLGLRGDGVTADGVVVPGALPRETVRAVPEEGTRPPRARLDAVLTPSPDRIAPFCPYFGTCGGCAIQHLAPAPYAEWKRDLVVGALARAGIEAPVAPLVDAHGTGRRRITLHVRAGEGGPQAGFMAARSHALVAIDHCPITEAALHRAPDIARAVSRPLGGGGGKPLDVQVTATAGGLDVDIRGHGPASERARQSLVLLAGELDLARLSLHGEVLIVRRAPEIPAGRSRLVPPSGGFLQATAEGEATLARLVVEGVAKAKRVVDLFSGAGAFSLALAEGHTVHAVEGEEGALKALDRAFRETGGLRTVTTERRDLFRRPLLAPELDRFDAIVFDPPRAGAEAQSARIAESKVPVVVGVSCDAGSFARDAGVLVRGGYRLEAVTPVDQFRHSPHVEIVGVFRRPGKKR; encoded by the coding sequence ATGAGCGACGCGATGGAGATCACCCGCCTCGGCCTGCGCGGCGACGGGGTGACGGCGGACGGCGTGGTGGTGCCGGGCGCCCTGCCGCGCGAGACCGTGCGGGCCGTGCCGGAGGAGGGGACCCGGCCGCCCCGCGCCCGCCTCGATGCCGTGCTGACGCCGTCCCCTGACCGGATCGCGCCGTTCTGCCCGTATTTCGGCACCTGCGGCGGCTGCGCGATCCAGCATCTCGCGCCCGCTCCCTACGCCGAGTGGAAGCGCGACCTCGTCGTCGGGGCGCTGGCACGGGCGGGGATCGAGGCGCCGGTGGCACCCCTCGTCGATGCCCACGGCACCGGCCGGCGCCGCATCACCCTGCACGTCCGGGCGGGCGAAGGCGGGCCGCAGGCCGGTTTCATGGCGGCGCGCAGCCACGCTCTCGTCGCGATCGACCATTGCCCGATCACGGAAGCGGCCCTGCACCGCGCTCCCGACATCGCCCGGGCGGTCAGCCGGCCCCTCGGCGGCGGCGGCGGAAAACCCCTCGACGTGCAGGTGACGGCCACCGCCGGCGGCCTCGACGTCGACATCCGCGGCCACGGCCCGGCCTCGGAGCGGGCGCGGCAGAGCCTGGTGCTGCTCGCCGGAGAGCTCGACCTCGCCCGGCTCTCGCTCCACGGCGAGGTGCTGATCGTGCGCCGCGCACCCGAGATTCCGGCCGGCCGTTCCCGGCTGGTGCCGCCCTCCGGCGGCTTCCTCCAGGCCACCGCCGAGGGCGAGGCGACGCTCGCCCGCCTCGTCGTCGAGGGGGTGGCCAAGGCCAAGCGCGTGGTCGACCTGTTCTCCGGCGCCGGCGCCTTCTCGCTGGCGCTGGCGGAAGGCCACACCGTCCACGCCGTCGAGGGCGAGGAGGGGGCGCTCAAGGCCCTCGACCGCGCCTTCCGCGAGACGGGGGGGCTGCGCACCGTCACCACCGAGCGCCGCGACCTCTTCCGCCGCCCGCTCCTGGCGCCGGAACTCGACCGCTTCGACGCGATCGTGTTCGACCCGCCGCGGGCGGGCGCCGAGGCGCAGAGCGCCCGGATCGCCGAATCGAAGGTCCCGGTGGTGGTCGGCGTCTCCTGCGATGCCGGCAGCTTCGCCCGCGACGCAGGCGTGCTGGTGCGCGGCGGCTACCGCCTGGAGGCGGTGACCCCGGTCGACCAGTTCCGGCACTCGCCGCATGTCGAGATCGTCGGGGTGTTCCGGCGGCCGGGGAAGAAGCGCTGA
- a CDS encoding TlyA family RNA methyltransferase translates to MTTGERLRADRLLVEAGHFESRARAQAAIEAGLVRADGAVVRKASDLIARGATIVAEAPHPYVSRGGVKLAAALDAFGIDPAGRTCLDIGASTGGFTDVLLRRGADFVHAVDVGRSQLHPSLAADPRVAALEATDARALTPFPEPPSLLVIDVSFISLRLVLPAVIPLLAQDAALAALIKPQFEAGRAHVGRGGLVRDEAVQEAVCDRIRDLVVSLGFSVRGLIPSPVEGGDGNREFLIGAVREAV, encoded by the coding sequence ATGACGACGGGCGAGCGGCTGCGGGCCGACCGCCTCCTGGTGGAGGCGGGCCATTTCGAGAGCCGGGCGCGAGCCCAGGCCGCGATCGAGGCCGGGCTGGTGCGGGCGGACGGCGCCGTCGTGCGCAAAGCCTCCGACCTGATCGCCCGGGGCGCGACCATCGTCGCCGAGGCGCCGCACCCTTATGTCTCCCGCGGCGGGGTCAAGCTCGCCGCCGCCCTCGATGCCTTCGGGATCGACCCGGCGGGCCGGACCTGCCTCGACATCGGCGCCTCGACCGGCGGCTTCACCGACGTGCTGCTGCGCCGCGGCGCCGATTTCGTCCATGCCGTCGATGTCGGCCGCTCCCAGCTCCATCCGAGCCTCGCGGCCGATCCCCGGGTCGCGGCGCTCGAGGCGACGGACGCCCGCGCCCTCACCCCCTTTCCCGAGCCGCCCTCCCTCCTGGTGATCGACGTGAGCTTCATTTCCCTGCGGCTGGTCCTGCCGGCCGTGATCCCGCTCCTGGCGCAGGACGCGGCCCTCGCGGCTCTGATCAAGCCGCAATTCGAGGCCGGGCGCGCCCATGTCGGCCGCGGCGGGCTGGTGCGCGACGAGGCGGTGCAGGAGGCGGTCTGCGACCGGATCCGGGATCTCGTCGTCTCGCTCGGCTTTTCGGTGCGCGGCCTGATCCCGTCGCCGGTCGAGGGCGGCGACGGCAACCGGGAATTCCTGATCGGCGCGGTGCGGGAGGCGGTGTGA
- a CDS encoding superoxide dismutase family protein, with protein MRHIVLASTLALGLATPALAQDKPAADKPAAPTTYDAPIVNNKGDTIGKIAIRDGANTLVMRVTIQPGGLPPGWHGIHFHAVGSCADTDKFQESKAHVNHDNAKHGLLHPEGPDEGDMPNVFAATDGSVNAEVSSDTPLTGEGGLKDNDGSALIIHANEDDHITQPIGNAGARIACAVIK; from the coding sequence ATGAGACATATCGTGCTCGCGAGCACCCTGGCCCTCGGCCTCGCCACCCCGGCCCTGGCGCAGGACAAGCCCGCGGCGGACAAGCCCGCGGCGCCGACGACGTACGATGCGCCGATCGTCAACAACAAGGGCGACACGATCGGCAAGATCGCGATCCGCGACGGCGCCAATACCCTGGTGATGCGGGTGACGATCCAGCCCGGCGGCCTGCCGCCCGGCTGGCACGGCATCCACTTCCACGCCGTCGGCAGCTGCGCCGACACCGACAAGTTCCAGGAGTCCAAGGCGCACGTCAATCACGACAACGCCAAGCACGGCCTGCTGCACCCGGAGGGACCCGACGAGGGCGACATGCCGAACGTCTTTGCCGCCACCGACGGCTCGGTGAATGCCGAGGTGTCGAGCGACACCCCGCTCACCGGCGAGGGCGGCCTGAAGGACAATGACGGCTCGGCACTGATCATCCACGCCAACGAGGACGACCACATTACGCAGCCGATCGGCAATGCGGGCGCCCGCATCGCCTGCGCGGTGATCAAGTAG
- the dxs gene encoding 1-deoxy-D-xylulose-5-phosphate synthase yields MSPLNLPLLDRVRIPADLRQLPESDLTQLAAELRAETIDAVSVTGGHLGAGLGVIELTVALHYVFNTPDDRIIWDVGHQAYPHKILTGRRDRIRTLRQGGGLSGFTKRSESPYDPFGAAHSSTSISAGLGMAIGRDLADAAAKARGETPPRRNVVAVIGDGSISAGMAYEAMNNAGALKSRLIVILNDNDMSIAPPVGAMSSYLAKLVSGDTYRSLRDTAKQFGRLLPKALYDTAARAEEYARGMLAGGGTMFEELGFHYVGPIDGHNLDHLLPVLKNVRDAPDGPVLVHVVTQKGKGYAPAEAAADRGHAVVKFDVVSGKQTKAKPNAPAYTRVFGESLIKAADADDKVVAITAAMPSGTGLDLFAKAHPERTFDVGIAEQHAVTFAGGLATEGFKPFCAIYSTFLQRGYDQLVHDVALQNLPVRFALDRAGLVGADGATHAGAFDLAYLCCLPNMTVMAAADEAELVHMVATAHAHDSGPIAFRYPRGEGVGVELPERGEVLEIGKGRVIRRPEGARVALLSLGTRLAEALKAAERLEAAGIGVTVADARFAKPLDEALILDLAASHEVLVTLEEGSVGGFGAMVLHLLSSRGALDEGKVRVRTLTLPDSYQDHDSPERMYAEAGLDAPSIVKVVEAALPARPEAKAASNVVSVARRQR; encoded by the coding sequence GTGTCACCGCTCAACCTTCCCCTCCTCGACCGCGTCCGCATTCCTGCGGACCTGCGCCAGCTGCCCGAGAGCGATCTCACGCAGCTCGCCGCCGAGCTGCGCGCCGAGACCATCGACGCCGTCTCGGTCACCGGCGGCCATCTCGGCGCGGGCCTCGGCGTCATCGAGCTCACCGTCGCCCTCCACTACGTCTTCAACACCCCCGACGACCGCATCATCTGGGATGTCGGCCACCAGGCCTATCCCCACAAGATCCTCACCGGCCGGCGCGACCGCATCCGCACGCTGCGCCAGGGCGGCGGCCTCTCGGGCTTCACCAAGCGCTCCGAGAGCCCCTACGATCCCTTCGGCGCGGCCCATTCCTCGACCTCGATCTCCGCGGGTCTCGGCATGGCGATCGGCCGCGACCTCGCGGACGCCGCCGCCAAGGCTCGCGGCGAGACGCCGCCGCGCCGCAACGTCGTGGCGGTGATCGGCGACGGCTCGATCTCGGCCGGCATGGCCTACGAGGCGATGAACAATGCCGGCGCGCTGAAATCCCGCCTCATCGTCATCCTCAACGACAACGACATGTCGATCGCCCCGCCGGTCGGCGCGATGTCGTCCTACCTCGCCAAGCTCGTCTCGGGCGACACCTACCGGAGCTTGCGCGACACCGCCAAGCAGTTCGGCCGCCTCCTGCCGAAGGCGCTCTACGACACCGCGGCCCGTGCCGAGGAATATGCCCGCGGCATGCTCGCCGGCGGCGGCACGATGTTCGAGGAACTCGGCTTCCACTACGTGGGCCCGATCGACGGCCACAACCTCGACCACCTGCTGCCGGTGCTCAAGAACGTGCGCGACGCGCCCGACGGCCCGGTGCTGGTCCATGTCGTGACCCAGAAGGGCAAGGGCTACGCTCCCGCTGAGGCTGCCGCCGATCGCGGCCACGCGGTGGTGAAGTTCGACGTGGTGTCGGGCAAGCAGACCAAGGCCAAGCCCAATGCGCCGGCCTATACGCGGGTGTTCGGCGAGAGCCTGATCAAGGCGGCGGATGCCGACGACAAGGTGGTGGCGATCACCGCCGCGATGCCGTCGGGCACCGGCCTCGACCTGTTCGCCAAGGCGCATCCGGAGCGGACCTTCGACGTCGGCATCGCCGAGCAGCACGCGGTGACCTTCGCGGGCGGTCTGGCGACGGAAGGGTTCAAGCCGTTCTGCGCGATCTACTCGACCTTCCTGCAGCGCGGCTACGACCAGCTGGTGCATGACGTGGCGTTGCAGAACCTGCCCGTGCGCTTCGCCCTCGACCGGGCCGGTCTGGTGGGCGCCGACGGCGCGACCCATGCCGGCGCGTTCGACCTGGCGTATCTGTGCTGCCTGCCGAACATGACGGTGATGGCGGCCGCCGACGAGGCCGAGCTGGTCCACATGGTGGCCACGGCGCACGCGCATGACAGCGGCCCGATCGCGTTCCGCTATCCGCGCGGCGAGGGCGTCGGGGTCGAGCTGCCGGAGCGGGGCGAGGTTCTGGAGATCGGCAAGGGCCGGGTGATCCGCCGGCCCGAGGGCGCGCGGGTGGCGTTGCTCAGCCTCGGCACGCGTCTGGCGGAGGCGCTGAAGGCGGCCGAGCGCCTGGAGGCGGCCGGGATCGGCGTGACGGTGGCGGATGCGCGGTTTGCCAAGCCGCTCGACGAGGCGCTGATCCTGGATCTGGCGGCGAGCCACGAGGTTCTGGTGACCCTGGAAGAGGGGTCCGTCGGGGGTTTCGGCGCGATGGTGCTGCACCTGCTGTCGTCGCGCGGTGCGCTCGACGAGGGCAAGGTGCGGGTACGGACGCTGACGCTGCCGGACAGCTACCAGGACCACGACTCGCCGGAGCGGATGTACGCGGAGGCCGGGCTCGACGCGCCCTCGATCGTCAAGGTCGTCGAGGCTGCGCTGCCGGCGCGCCCGGAAGCCAAGGCGGCGAGCAACGTCGTCAGCGTCGCCCGGCGCCAGCGCTAA
- a CDS encoding exodeoxyribonuclease VII small subunit has protein sequence MSAARSDASRAAVSVPAGPTGTADLPFEKALEELEGIVQRLEQGNVPLDESVAIYERGEVLKRHCETLLQRAEARIQRITLGADGRAAGTAPLDVA, from the coding sequence ATGTCCGCAGCCCGGTCCGATGCCAGCCGCGCGGCCGTCTCCGTACCCGCCGGCCCAACCGGAACCGCGGACCTGCCGTTCGAGAAGGCCCTCGAGGAACTCGAAGGCATCGTGCAACGCCTCGAACAGGGCAACGTGCCGCTCGACGAATCCGTCGCGATCTACGAGCGCGGCGAGGTCCTCAAGCGGCACTGCGAGACGCTGCTGCAGCGCGCCGAGGCGCGCATCCAGCGCATCACCCTCGGGGCGGACGGACGCGCCGCCGGGACGGCGCCGCTCGATGTCGCCTGA
- a CDS encoding tyrosine phosphatase family protein produces MPTLHVCALSRLPETVAATGARHVVTLINVGTKVVRPPSIAETDHLFVGVSDITDTLDGHVLPDEAHVRRLLDFVRAWPREQPLVIHCYAGISRSTAAAFIATCALRPDRDEAEIARELRRASPSATPNRRLVAVADAMLGRDGRMVAAIAAIGRGADAFEGEPFSVTID; encoded by the coding sequence ATGCCGACCCTTCACGTCTGCGCCCTGTCCCGCCTGCCCGAGACCGTCGCGGCGACCGGCGCGCGCCACGTGGTGACCCTGATCAATGTCGGCACGAAGGTGGTCCGGCCGCCGAGCATCGCCGAGACCGACCACCTGTTCGTCGGCGTCAGCGACATCACCGACACCCTCGACGGCCACGTCCTGCCGGACGAGGCGCATGTCCGGCGGCTCCTCGACTTCGTGCGGGCCTGGCCCCGCGAGCAGCCGCTGGTGATCCACTGCTACGCCGGCATCAGCCGCTCCACGGCGGCCGCCTTCATCGCGACCTGCGCCCTGCGGCCCGACCGGGACGAGGCCGAGATCGCCCGGGAACTGCGCCGGGCCTCGCCCTCGGCGACGCCGAACCGGCGCCTCGTCGCCGTGGCGGATGCGATGCTCGGGCGGGACGGGCGCATGGTGGCGGCCATCGCGGCGATCGGTCGCGGGGCGGACGCCTTCGAGGGCGAGCCCTTCAGCGTCACCATCGACTGA
- a CDS encoding HD family hydrolase, giving the protein MLSGRRLDLLDPSPLDVEIVDIAHGLARVARWNGQTAGPHVFSVAQHSLLVEAIGGAFEPGLPAAGRLELLLHDAPEYVIGDIISPFKAAIGHSYKAVENRLLAAIRLRFGLTPEPNAAMQRLSKRADRLSAYLEATRLAGFSQVEAVRVFGKPDRLDADLGTLLDPWPTAEAQGAFLARFHALADALQGVSAP; this is encoded by the coding sequence ATGCTCTCGGGGCGGCGCCTCGACCTCCTCGATCCCTCGCCCCTCGACGTCGAGATTGTCGACATCGCCCACGGTCTGGCCCGTGTCGCGCGCTGGAACGGCCAGACCGCCGGCCCGCACGTCTTCTCGGTGGCGCAGCATTCCCTGCTCGTCGAGGCGATCGGCGGCGCCTTCGAGCCCGGCCTCCCGGCCGCCGGGCGGCTGGAATTGCTGCTGCACGACGCGCCCGAATACGTGATCGGCGACATCATCTCGCCGTTCAAGGCGGCGATCGGCCATTCCTACAAGGCGGTGGAGAACCGGCTGCTCGCGGCGATCCGCCTGCGCTTCGGCCTCACCCCCGAGCCCAATGCCGCGATGCAGCGCTTGAGCAAACGCGCCGACCGCCTGAGCGCCTATCTCGAGGCGACGCGGCTCGCCGGCTTCTCGCAGGTCGAGGCCGTGCGGGTGTTCGGCAAGCCGGACCGCCTCGACGCCGATCTCGGCACCCTGCTCGACCCCTGGCCGACCGCGGAGGCGCAAGGCGCCTTCCTCGCCCGGTTCCACGCCTTGGCCGACGCCTTGCAGGGCGTTTCCGCTCCCTGA
- a CDS encoding DNA-3-methyladenine glycosylase I — protein MSLILHPDGCQRCWWPGTDPLYVAYHDTEWGVPEHDDRALYEKLILDGFQAGLSWITILRRRDGFRRAFAGFEPEAIARFGPAQVEALMQDTGIIRNRAKIEATIRSARAWLAIQERGPGFSAFLWDFVDGRPLQTTAATRAEIPTESEVSRRMSKALKAEGFGFCGPTIVYAFMQAVGMLNDHLVGCCRHEPCAALPGPGGLGVRP, from the coding sequence ATGTCGCTGATCCTGCATCCCGATGGCTGCCAGCGCTGCTGGTGGCCGGGCACCGACCCGCTCTACGTCGCCTATCACGACACCGAGTGGGGCGTGCCCGAGCACGACGACCGCGCCCTCTACGAGAAGCTGATCCTCGACGGGTTCCAGGCCGGCCTGTCCTGGATCACCATCCTGCGCCGGCGCGACGGGTTTCGGAGGGCCTTCGCGGGCTTCGAGCCCGAGGCGATCGCGCGGTTCGGCCCGGCGCAGGTCGAGGCGCTGATGCAGGATACCGGCATCATCCGCAACCGCGCCAAGATCGAGGCGACGATCCGCAGCGCGCGGGCCTGGCTCGCCATCCAGGAGCGCGGCCCGGGCTTCTCGGCTTTCCTGTGGGACTTCGTCGACGGACGGCCGCTCCAGACGACAGCCGCGACCCGCGCCGAGATCCCGACCGAGAGCGAGGTCTCGCGACGGATGTCGAAGGCGCTCAAGGCGGAAGGGTTCGGCTTCTGCGGCCCGACCATCGTCTACGCCTTCATGCAGGCGGTCGGCATGCTCAACGACCACCTCGTCGGCTGCTGCCGCCACGAGCCCTGCGCAGCTCTTCCGGGGCCCGGCGGCCTCGGGGTCCGGCCGTGA
- the serB gene encoding phosphoserine phosphatase SerB yields the protein MTLVATLIANPERPAITDAVLAEARRVLATEHQPRILHGEVAAEILVEGAPASAPALAERLRAALGSEPVDVAVQVVSPHRRKRLFLADMDSTMIGQECIDELADVVGLKDHVAAITERAMRGEIAFEPALRERVALLKGLPLTAVDRVIAERITLMPGGRTLVRTLKVHGAYTALVSGGFTLFTGPVAAQIGFDEHRSNRLETEGDRLAGTVAEPIVGREAKRDALVELRTRFGLDPAETLAVGDGANDLAMLGEAGLGVAFRAKPAVAAAAHARIDHGDLTALLYLQGFAAAEFVE from the coding sequence ATGACCTTGGTCGCCACCCTGATAGCAAACCCGGAGCGCCCCGCCATCACCGACGCGGTGCTGGCCGAAGCCCGGCGCGTGCTGGCGACCGAGCACCAGCCGCGCATCCTGCACGGCGAGGTCGCGGCCGAGATCCTGGTTGAGGGCGCGCCCGCCTCCGCGCCGGCCCTCGCCGAGCGTCTGCGGGCGGCGCTCGGATCTGAACCCGTCGACGTGGCTGTGCAGGTCGTGAGCCCCCACCGGCGCAAGCGGCTGTTTCTCGCCGACATGGATTCGACCATGATCGGCCAGGAATGCATCGACGAGCTCGCCGACGTGGTCGGGCTCAAGGACCACGTCGCGGCGATCACCGAGCGGGCGATGCGCGGCGAGATCGCCTTCGAGCCGGCCCTGCGCGAGCGCGTCGCCCTGCTGAAGGGCTTGCCCCTCACGGCCGTCGATCGGGTCATCGCCGAGCGCATCACCCTGATGCCCGGAGGGCGTACCCTGGTGCGCACCCTCAAGGTGCACGGCGCCTACACGGCGCTCGTCTCGGGCGGCTTCACCCTGTTCACCGGGCCGGTGGCGGCGCAAATCGGCTTCGACGAGCACCGCTCGAACCGCCTCGAGACCGAGGGCGACCGGCTCGCCGGCACCGTCGCCGAGCCGATCGTCGGACGCGAGGCCAAGCGCGACGCCCTGGTCGAGCTGCGCACCCGGTTCGGCCTCGATCCGGCCGAGACCCTGGCGGTGGGCGACGGCGCCAACGACCTGGCGATGCTGGGGGAGGCGGGTCTCGGCGTGGCGTTCCGGGCCAAGCCCGCGGTGGCGGCCGCAGCGCACGCCCGGATCGACCACGGCGACCTGACCGCGCTCCTCTACCTGCAGGGCTTCGCCGCGGCCGAGTTCGTCGAGTAG
- the miaA gene encoding tRNA (adenosine(37)-N6)-dimethylallyltransferase MiaA encodes MDGRVRAILIAGPTASGKSALALALARRHGGVVINADSMQVYRDLHRLSARPSPEEEAQAPHRLYGTVDGAVNFSVGHYLEEAGALLRDAWAEERLPIVVGGTGLYFMGLTDGLSEIPPVPDAIRAAVRAEAEGRETPDLHAALALKDPDGAARLDPNDRLRVLRALEVLAATGRPIAAFQAARRPGPLTGRPCARIFLTPDREALRARIDARFLAMMAAGALDEVERLAARDLDPMLPVMRAHGVPGLIAHLRGEMSYDEAVARGQADTRRYAKRQVTWFRHQAGAEWAWVTPEATMAGVEAGMWDGMG; translated from the coding sequence ATGGACGGGCGGGTTCGGGCGATCCTCATCGCAGGGCCGACCGCCTCGGGCAAGTCGGCCCTGGCGCTGGCACTGGCGCGCCGGCATGGCGGCGTGGTGATCAACGCCGATTCGATGCAGGTCTATCGCGACCTCCACCGCCTCAGCGCGCGACCGAGCCCGGAGGAGGAAGCACAGGCGCCCCACCGCCTCTACGGCACGGTCGACGGCGCGGTGAACTTTTCCGTGGGACATTACCTGGAGGAGGCGGGCGCCCTGCTCCGCGACGCCTGGGCGGAGGAGCGCCTGCCGATCGTGGTCGGCGGCACCGGACTCTATTTCATGGGCCTGACCGATGGCCTCTCGGAGATCCCGCCGGTGCCGGACGCGATCCGCGCCGCGGTGCGGGCCGAGGCGGAGGGACGCGAGACGCCCGACCTCCATGCCGCCCTCGCCCTCAAGGACCCGGACGGCGCCGCCCGCCTCGACCCCAACGACCGCCTGCGGGTGCTGCGCGCCCTCGAAGTGCTGGCCGCGACCGGCCGGCCAATCGCCGCCTTCCAGGCCGCGCGCCGGCCGGGCCCGCTCACCGGCCGGCCCTGCGCCAGGATCTTCCTGACCCCGGACCGGGAGGCGTTGCGGGCGCGGATCGATGCTCGCTTCCTCGCGATGATGGCGGCCGGCGCCCTCGACGAGGTGGAGCGGCTTGCCGCCCGCGACCTCGACCCGATGCTGCCGGTGATGCGCGCCCACGGCGTGCCGGGGCTGATCGCTCACCTGCGCGGAGAGATGTCGTACGACGAGGCCGTGGCCCGGGGCCAGGCGGATACGCGGCGCTACGCCAAGCGGCAGGTGACGTGGTTCCGGCACCAGGCCGGGGCGGAGTGGGCGTGGGTGACGCCGGAGGCGACGATGGCGGGGGTGGAAGCGGGGATGTGGGACGGGATGGGGTGA
- a CDS encoding IS110 family transposase, with translation MTEVTRIGLDTSKGSFQLHGVDASEAVVLKQKLTRTKMQEFFEKQPACLVVLEACAASHDWARTLGAMGHTVRLIAPQLVKPYVLRSKNDARDAAALCEAASRPQMRYVPVKTPEQQAAQMLAGLREQRLKRRTQISNSLRGYAAEFGLTVPQGLAHLADLAERFAKEPAVPDLARTLFADLWEEYQDADERVQEADRQLKLWQRENTTCQRLSEVPGLGPVASALLVMKTPDPAAFDSGRDFAAWLGLTPKDHSTAGRQRLGGITRAGDEQLRSVLVAGAMAVLRHHKPGSGGLKGWLTGLLARKPMKVAAVALANKLARIAWRLLVSGGSYDPAWAGAAVGGAAPAQA, from the coding sequence ATGACCGAGGTTACCCGCATTGGGCTGGATACGTCCAAGGGAAGTTTTCAGCTGCACGGCGTCGATGCGTCCGAGGCTGTGGTCCTGAAGCAGAAGCTGACCCGGACCAAGATGCAGGAGTTCTTCGAGAAGCAGCCGGCCTGCCTGGTGGTGCTGGAGGCCTGTGCGGCGTCGCACGACTGGGCCCGCACGCTGGGGGCGATGGGCCACACGGTCCGGCTGATCGCTCCGCAATTGGTCAAGCCCTACGTGCTGCGCTCCAAGAACGACGCCCGGGACGCGGCAGCCCTGTGCGAGGCAGCCAGCCGGCCGCAGATGCGTTACGTGCCGGTCAAGACGCCCGAGCAGCAGGCCGCGCAGATGCTGGCGGGCCTGCGCGAGCAGCGGCTGAAGCGGCGCACCCAGATCAGCAACAGCCTGCGCGGCTACGCGGCCGAGTTCGGGCTCACGGTCCCGCAGGGTCTGGCCCATCTCGCGGACCTGGCGGAGCGCTTCGCGAAGGAGCCGGCAGTGCCGGACCTGGCCCGCACGCTGTTTGCGGATCTATGGGAGGAGTACCAGGATGCTGACGAGCGGGTGCAAGAGGCTGACCGCCAGCTCAAGCTCTGGCAGCGGGAGAACACGACCTGCCAGCGGCTGAGCGAGGTGCCGGGGCTGGGTCCGGTCGCCTCGGCGTTGCTGGTGATGAAGACGCCCGATCCCGCGGCGTTCGACAGCGGCCGGGACTTCGCGGCGTGGCTGGGCCTGACGCCCAAGGACCACTCGACGGCGGGCCGCCAGCGGCTAGGCGGGATCACGCGAGCGGGTGACGAGCAGTTGCGCAGCGTGCTGGTGGCTGGCGCGATGGCGGTGTTGCGTCACCACAAGCCGGGCAGCGGCGGGCTGAAAGGCTGGCTGACGGGGCTTCTGGCACGCAAGCCGATGAAGGTGGCGGCGGTGGCGCTGGCCAACAAGCTGGCGCGGATTGCCTGGCGTCTTCTGGTGAGCGGGGGCTCGTACGACCCGGCCTGGGCCGGCGCTGCTGTGGGCGGGGCTGCGCCGGCCCAGGCCTGA
- a CDS encoding endonuclease domain-containing protein, which produces MARESRQFARALRQQATSAEDRLWTVLRGRRCHGIKFKRQVPLLLYTVDFLSPDRKLIVELDGRQHEWHRDYDARRTKEIERLGFCLLRVKNEDVMSDLDAVLKRITDAAFPGGEGIPHTPSAPYDLHDMRPPLRNRSPETTIC; this is translated from the coding sequence ATGGCCCGAGAGTCGAGGCAGTTCGCCAGGGCCTTACGGCAGCAGGCAACTTCGGCCGAGGATCGTCTCTGGACCGTGCTACGCGGGCGCCGCTGTCACGGGATCAAGTTCAAGCGGCAAGTTCCGCTCTTGCTCTACACGGTCGACTTCCTGTCCCCTGACCGCAAGCTGATCGTCGAACTCGACGGCCGACAGCACGAGTGGCACCGTGACTACGACGCCCGGCGAACGAAGGAGATCGAGCGCCTGGGCTTCTGCCTGCTGCGCGTCAAGAACGAGGACGTGATGTCGGATCTCGATGCCGTCCTGAAACGGATCACGGACGCGGCATTCCCAGGGGGTGAGGGGATCCCGCATACGCCGTCCGCTCCCTATGACCTCCACGACATGCGGCCGCCACTGCGAAACCGCAGCCCAGAGACAACCATATGCTGA